One Micromonospora sp. FIMYZ51 genomic window carries:
- a CDS encoding nuclear transport factor 2 family protein has protein sequence MDVREAARRWADAWSQGWPTRDVERIVNLHAEQADHWASMFRPCRGRAGLRAYVAECFAEETRPAEVWFGEPQVDGDLATVEYWAVTYPSDRPLTISGCTLLRFDDAGLVTGSRDYSHAREGRLLPPATLFP, from the coding sequence ATGGACGTACGGGAAGCGGCCCGGCGCTGGGCGGACGCCTGGTCCCAGGGCTGGCCCACCAGGGACGTGGAGCGCATCGTCAACCTGCACGCGGAGCAGGCCGACCACTGGGCGTCCATGTTCCGCCCGTGCCGGGGGCGGGCCGGGCTGCGGGCGTACGTGGCGGAGTGCTTCGCGGAGGAGACCCGCCCGGCCGAGGTCTGGTTCGGCGAACCACAGGTCGACGGCGACCTGGCAACGGTCGAGTACTGGGCGGTCACCTACCCGTCGGACCGCCCGCTCACCATCTCCGGCTGCACCCTGCTGCGCTTCGACGACGCCGGCCTGGTGACCGGGTCCCGCGACTACTCCCACGCCCGGGAGGGCCGTCTCCTGCCGCCCGCCACCCTCTTCCCCTGA
- a CDS encoding DUF402 domain-containing protein — MRAERFAPGEVVVRREVLRGEVWFGCPTICVEDSPDLLALYLPPGAEFGFPDEGTYPCGRHPWQLAGHTVWTGHGKLMLQRPGEAHSVDVFWSGPARSFAGWYFNLQDPFRRTPIGVDTLDHELDLWWAADADRYVFKDVELFAQRLVEGRYPGMAAAIRAEGDRIAALLDAGDRWWDESWAAWRPDPAWPVPRLPAGWSAVRA, encoded by the coding sequence GTGAGGGCTGAGCGCTTCGCCCCGGGCGAGGTGGTCGTACGGCGGGAGGTCCTGCGCGGCGAGGTGTGGTTCGGCTGCCCGACGATCTGCGTCGAGGACTCACCCGACCTGCTCGCGCTCTACCTGCCGCCGGGAGCCGAGTTCGGCTTCCCCGACGAGGGCACCTACCCCTGCGGCCGGCACCCCTGGCAGCTCGCCGGGCACACCGTCTGGACCGGGCACGGCAAGCTGATGTTGCAGCGCCCGGGGGAGGCGCACTCGGTCGACGTGTTCTGGTCCGGCCCGGCGCGCTCCTTCGCCGGCTGGTACTTCAACCTCCAGGATCCGTTCCGGCGTACGCCAATCGGGGTGGACACCCTCGATCATGAGCTTGACCTGTGGTGGGCGGCGGACGCCGACCGGTACGTCTTCAAGGACGTGGAGTTGTTCGCCCAGCGGCTGGTGGAGGGGCGCTACCCGGGGATGGCTGCGGCGATCCGCGCCGAGGGCGACCGGATCGCCGCGTTGCTGGACGCGGGTGACCGCTGGTGGGACGAGTCCTGGGCGGCCTGGCGGCCCGACCCGGCCTGGCCCGTCCCGCGCCTGCCTGCCGGCTGGTCGGCGGTCCGGGCCTGA
- a CDS encoding ABC transporter permease → MNTFEATRLVAAREIRVKLRDRTFLISTLVFLLIAAAATILPPLLAGGPPSVAATEAMAGPLREAGLEVRTVPDDAAAEQSVRDGDVDAAVVTGPAVLAMTEAPREVVSALSSAPPVQLLDPDAVDPALAFLVPFAFAFVFFITSQTFGVQIAQSIIEEKQTRIVEILVSAVSVRALLAGKMLAGTLLALGQIALVALVAVAGVAWGGDTGLLSLLAPAIGWFIPFFLLGFVLIAAMWAAAGALVNRLEDIGGVSTPVQLAVMLPFFAVVFLNDNPTAMQVLSYLPFSSPTAMPLRLFSGDAAGWELPVSLVLLLVAAVGFLLAGARVYEGSLLRTNGRTSLRTAWRERETVS, encoded by the coding sequence GTGAACACCTTCGAGGCCACCCGCCTGGTCGCCGCCCGGGAGATCCGGGTCAAGTTGCGCGACCGTACCTTCCTGATCAGCACCCTGGTCTTCCTGCTGATCGCTGCGGCGGCGACCATCCTGCCGCCGCTGCTGGCCGGCGGGCCGCCAAGCGTGGCGGCGACCGAGGCGATGGCCGGTCCGCTGCGCGAGGCGGGTCTGGAGGTGCGTACGGTGCCCGACGACGCCGCCGCGGAGCAGTCGGTCCGCGACGGCGACGTGGACGCCGCGGTCGTCACCGGCCCGGCCGTGCTCGCCATGACCGAGGCTCCCCGCGAGGTGGTCTCCGCGCTGAGCAGTGCGCCGCCGGTCCAGCTGCTGGATCCCGACGCGGTGGACCCGGCGCTTGCCTTCCTCGTGCCGTTCGCCTTCGCCTTCGTCTTCTTCATCACCTCACAGACCTTCGGCGTGCAGATCGCGCAGAGCATCATCGAGGAGAAGCAGACCCGGATCGTGGAGATCCTCGTCTCCGCGGTGTCCGTCCGGGCGCTGCTGGCCGGCAAGATGCTCGCCGGCACACTCCTGGCGCTCGGGCAGATCGCGCTTGTGGCCCTGGTCGCGGTGGCCGGCGTGGCCTGGGGCGGCGACACCGGGCTGCTCTCGCTGCTCGCCCCGGCGATCGGCTGGTTCATCCCGTTCTTCCTGCTCGGCTTCGTGCTGATCGCGGCCATGTGGGCGGCGGCCGGCGCGCTGGTCAACCGGCTTGAGGACATCGGCGGGGTGTCCACGCCGGTGCAGCTCGCGGTGATGCTGCCGTTCTTCGCGGTGGTCTTCCTCAACGACAACCCCACCGCCATGCAGGTGCTGTCCTACCTGCCGTTCTCCTCGCCGACGGCGATGCCGCTGCGGCTGTTCAGCGGGGACGCGGCCGGCTGGGAACTGCCGGTGTCGCTGGTCCTGCTGCTGGTGGCGGCGGTCGGGTTCCTGCTCGCCGGGGCCCGGGTCTACGAGGGGTCGCTGCTGCGTACCAACGGCCGCACCTCGCTGCGTACCGCCTGGCGCGAGCGCGAGACGGTGAGCTGA
- a CDS encoding ATP-binding cassette domain-containing protein → MTSVLRLDGVDRSFGDRQVLKDVTFDVTAGRMTGFVGGNGAGKTTTMRIVLGVLAPDAGQVTWRGTPLSREVRQRFGYMPEERGLYPKMTVRDQVTYLGRLHGMAAGHAQRATDALLERVGLAERGGDLLETLSLGNQQRAQIAAALVHDPEVLVLDEPFSGLDPLAVDTIVTVLRERAAAGAPVLFSSHQLDVVERLCDDLVIIADGAIRAAGSREELRAAYTTPRFELVVETDAGWLRDQPGVSLVDLDGARAVFDLAPGADEQPVLRAALERGPVRAFRPVRPSLAEIFREVTQ, encoded by the coding sequence ATGACCAGCGTGCTCCGCCTCGACGGCGTCGACCGCAGCTTCGGCGACCGTCAGGTACTCAAAGACGTCACCTTCGACGTCACTGCCGGACGGATGACCGGCTTCGTCGGCGGCAACGGCGCCGGCAAGACCACCACCATGCGCATCGTCCTCGGTGTGCTCGCACCGGACGCGGGCCAGGTGACGTGGCGCGGAACGCCGCTGAGCCGGGAGGTTCGGCAGCGGTTCGGCTACATGCCCGAGGAACGCGGCCTCTACCCCAAAATGACCGTACGCGACCAGGTGACCTACCTCGGCCGGCTGCACGGGATGGCCGCTGGGCACGCCCAACGTGCCACCGACGCGCTGCTGGAGCGGGTCGGGCTGGCCGAACGGGGCGGCGACCTGCTGGAGACGCTGTCGCTGGGCAACCAGCAGCGCGCCCAGATCGCCGCCGCGCTGGTGCACGACCCCGAGGTGCTGGTGCTCGACGAACCCTTCTCCGGCCTGGACCCGCTGGCCGTGGACACGATCGTCACGGTGCTGCGCGAGCGGGCCGCCGCCGGTGCCCCGGTGCTCTTCTCCAGCCACCAGCTGGACGTCGTCGAGCGGCTCTGCGACGACCTCGTGATCATCGCGGACGGCGCGATCCGCGCCGCCGGCAGCCGCGAGGAGTTGCGCGCCGCGTACACCACGCCCCGGTTCGAACTGGTCGTGGAGACCGACGCCGGCTGGCTGCGGGACCAGCCCGGGGTGAGTCTGGTCGACCTCGACGGCGCCCGCGCCGTGTTCGATCTGGCCCCCGGCGCCGACGAGCAGCCGGTGCTGCGGGCGGCACTGGAACGCGGCCCGGTGCGCGCGTTCCGCCCGGTCCGCCCCTCCCTCGCCGAGATCTTCCGAGAGGTCACCCAGTGA
- a CDS encoding response regulator transcription factor — protein sequence MSTDAVADAGRPIRVLLADDQHLVRTGFRVILEVEDDIEVVGEAADGERAVGMARALRPDVVLMDVEMPGVNGLEATRRISADTDTPGGPAVLILTTFDRDDYLFAALRAGASGFLLKNGTPETLIEAIRVLARGDGLLAPELTRRVIATFARPGDAGVVGASAQAALRDLTPREREVLVLVAGGASNAEIAGALHLGEATVKSHVSRVLAKLGLRDRVQAVVFAYEHGVVRPGG from the coding sequence ATGAGCACGGACGCGGTTGCCGACGCCGGCCGGCCGATCCGGGTGTTGCTCGCCGACGACCAGCATCTGGTCCGCACCGGCTTCCGGGTCATCCTTGAGGTGGAGGACGACATCGAGGTGGTGGGCGAGGCCGCCGACGGCGAACGGGCGGTCGGCATGGCGCGGGCGCTACGCCCGGACGTGGTGCTGATGGACGTGGAGATGCCCGGAGTCAACGGCCTGGAGGCGACCCGGCGGATCAGCGCCGACACCGACACCCCGGGCGGCCCGGCGGTGCTGATCCTCACCACCTTCGACCGGGACGACTACCTGTTCGCCGCGCTGCGCGCCGGAGCCAGCGGCTTCCTGCTCAAGAACGGCACGCCCGAGACCCTGATCGAGGCGATCCGGGTGCTGGCCAGGGGTGACGGCCTGCTCGCCCCGGAACTCACCCGGCGGGTGATCGCCACCTTCGCCCGGCCCGGCGACGCCGGTGTCGTCGGCGCCTCGGCGCAGGCGGCGCTGCGCGACCTCACGCCCCGGGAACGGGAGGTGCTGGTGCTGGTCGCCGGGGGTGCCAGCAACGCCGAGATCGCCGGCGCGCTGCACCTCGGCGAGGCGACCGTCAAATCACACGTCAGCCGGGTACTGGCCAAGCTGGGCCTGCGGGACCGGGTGCAGGCGGTGGTCTTCGCGTACGAACACGGGGTGGTCCGGCCCGGCGGGTGA
- a CDS encoding sensor histidine kinase, with the protein MSTETGDAWRRPGPTPEQQRLDLYAGLAATALALLSLTLARSTGSFLLGPPPSGIEQLLWTVAVPLPLIWRRRFPAATALVIAAAFIGAQVRAVPEWQLSQWALFAAIYTLGAWGRDRRLARRLRIGIIGAMFVWLGISYATSFDTIPADAFAEAVGPVPPMLAAIVTGVLINVLFFGFAYAFGETAWIAAQRQHELARHTEQLLRSQAQIREHAVIGERVRIARELHDVVAHHVSVMGVQASACRRVFDKDPGKARMALTAIEETARTAVDELRRMLGVLRARDTDGAGEGTGQAAGVDQVDAVLERAREAGLHATLGRYGEPRPLPGSLSQAVYRVVQEATTNALKHATGARTLDVRIRYLAYEVEVEVTDDGRATRPTNADGLGLIGMRERVAAHGGEFEAGPRTGGGWRVRVRLPLPVPTGTPA; encoded by the coding sequence GTGAGCACCGAAACGGGGGACGCCTGGCGACGGCCGGGGCCCACCCCCGAACAGCAGCGTCTGGACCTCTACGCCGGGCTGGCCGCGACGGCCCTGGCCCTGCTCAGCCTCACCCTGGCCAGAAGCACCGGGAGCTTCCTGCTCGGGCCCCCGCCGTCCGGCATCGAACAGCTGCTCTGGACCGTCGCGGTGCCGCTGCCGCTGATCTGGCGCCGCCGCTTCCCCGCCGCCACCGCGCTGGTCATCGCCGCCGCGTTCATCGGCGCGCAGGTCCGCGCCGTGCCGGAGTGGCAGCTGTCCCAGTGGGCGTTGTTCGCCGCCATCTACACGCTTGGCGCCTGGGGACGGGATCGCCGGCTGGCCCGGCGGCTGCGGATCGGCATCATCGGCGCGATGTTCGTCTGGCTGGGCATCTCCTACGCGACAAGCTTCGACACGATCCCTGCGGACGCGTTCGCGGAGGCGGTCGGGCCGGTGCCGCCGATGCTCGCCGCGATCGTCACCGGGGTACTGATAAACGTGCTGTTCTTCGGGTTCGCGTACGCCTTCGGGGAGACCGCCTGGATCGCCGCCCAACGGCAGCACGAGTTGGCCCGGCACACGGAGCAGCTGCTGCGGTCGCAGGCCCAGATCCGGGAGCACGCGGTGATCGGTGAGCGGGTCCGGATCGCCCGCGAGTTGCACGACGTGGTCGCCCACCACGTGTCGGTGATGGGCGTGCAGGCGTCGGCCTGTCGCCGCGTCTTCGACAAGGATCCGGGGAAGGCCCGGATGGCGCTCACCGCGATCGAGGAGACCGCCCGTACGGCCGTCGACGAGCTGCGCCGGATGCTCGGCGTGCTGCGCGCCCGCGACACCGACGGTGCCGGTGAGGGCACCGGTCAGGCCGCCGGAGTCGACCAGGTCGACGCCGTGCTGGAGCGGGCGCGCGAGGCGGGACTGCACGCCACCCTGGGCAGGTACGGGGAGCCGAGGCCGCTGCCCGGGTCGCTCTCCCAGGCGGTGTACCGGGTGGTCCAGGAGGCCACCACGAACGCGCTGAAGCACGCCACCGGGGCGAGAACGCTCGACGTACGGATCCGCTATCTGGCATACGAGGTGGAGGTCGAGGTGACCGACGACGGCCGGGCCACCCGCCCGACGAACGCCGACGGGCTGGGCCTGATCGGGATGCGGGAACGGGTCGCCGCACACGGCGGCGAGTTCGAGGCCGGTCCGCGTACCGGCGGTGGTTGGCGGGTGCGGGTCCGTTTGCCGTTGCCGGTTCCGACGGGAACGCCGGCATGA
- a CDS encoding M48 family metalloprotease encodes MNFFERQRQVRRLSTRLVLLFVLAVIGIVVVVNLAAIVAFNATAGPPEQLLGLIAVVSVGTVAAIGLAALVRTLALRGGGGKVARELGGVPVPTNTTDPELRRLRNVVEEMALASGVPVPEVYVLPNEAAINAFAAGWGPSDAAVAVTRGALQRLNRDELQGVIAHEFAHVVNGDMRLNIRLMGLLFGILFLTVVGRGLARAGVLGGGGRQRNNSGGGVNPLALVGVALLVAGYVGVLAGRLIQASVSRQREYLADASAVQYTRQTRGIAGALKKIGGLTDGSELKSPKRDEVGHMLFGEAARTSWFATHPPLADRIRVLEPSFDPAELQRLSRQWAAAPPSGRQEDLALGLAPTGRPAAGAPGQTHQPTSGQARQPTPGQARQPTSGQTHQPTSGQARQPTSGRPGPDARVRVVPEEVLGRVAAPTETAYTHAAAILDRIPDPLLDRARNRETAVPLLLGLLLSAEPEVRQHQYAALAQQHGRDLADGALRAADELAELPAELRLPLAELTFPALRERPGQQLEGLLAAVFTLIHADGAINVTEYCLSRLLLAEIQESLRPDSRWRTDRRKLTDARSAAAALLAILAQVGNPDRTEAERAFQAGIAALLPGTSLPYAPPENGVLALETAWPVLDGLRPDDKERLVAAVVAVIGHDGMMSVPEVELLRTICGLLHCPLPPMAGHGLD; translated from the coding sequence ATGAACTTCTTCGAACGGCAGCGCCAGGTCCGCCGGCTGTCGACCCGGTTGGTGCTGCTGTTCGTGCTGGCCGTGATCGGCATCGTGGTGGTGGTGAACCTCGCCGCGATCGTCGCGTTCAACGCCACCGCCGGCCCGCCGGAGCAGCTGCTCGGGCTGATCGCGGTGGTCAGCGTGGGCACGGTCGCGGCGATCGGGCTGGCCGCGCTGGTGCGTACGCTCGCACTGCGCGGCGGCGGCGGGAAGGTGGCGCGCGAGTTGGGCGGCGTGCCGGTGCCCACGAACACCACCGACCCGGAGCTGCGCCGGCTGCGCAACGTGGTCGAGGAGATGGCGCTGGCCTCCGGTGTGCCCGTGCCCGAGGTCTACGTCCTGCCGAACGAGGCGGCGATCAACGCCTTCGCCGCCGGTTGGGGCCCCTCCGACGCGGCGGTGGCGGTCACCCGGGGCGCGTTGCAGCGGCTCAACCGCGACGAGTTGCAGGGGGTCATCGCCCACGAGTTCGCCCACGTGGTGAACGGCGACATGCGGCTCAACATCCGGCTGATGGGCCTGCTCTTCGGCATCCTCTTCCTGACCGTGGTCGGTCGCGGCCTGGCCCGCGCCGGTGTCCTCGGCGGCGGTGGCCGGCAACGCAACAACAGCGGCGGCGGCGTGAACCCGCTGGCGCTGGTCGGGGTGGCCCTGCTGGTGGCCGGCTACGTCGGGGTCCTCGCCGGGCGACTCATCCAGGCGTCGGTGTCCCGGCAACGCGAGTACCTCGCCGACGCCTCGGCCGTGCAGTACACCCGGCAGACCCGGGGCATCGCCGGGGCGCTGAAGAAGATCGGCGGGCTGACCGACGGCTCCGAGCTGAAGTCCCCGAAGCGCGACGAGGTCGGACACATGCTCTTCGGCGAGGCGGCCCGGACCTCCTGGTTCGCCACCCATCCGCCGCTTGCCGACCGGATCAGGGTGCTGGAGCCCTCCTTCGACCCGGCCGAGCTGCAACGGCTGTCGCGGCAGTGGGCGGCGGCCCCGCCCTCGGGCCGGCAGGAAGACCTCGCGCTCGGCCTGGCCCCGACCGGCCGGCCCGCGGCCGGCGCGCCAGGCCAGACACACCAGCCCACGTCGGGTCAGGCACGCCAGCCCACGCCAGGTCAGGCACGCCAGCCCACGTCGGGCCAGACACACCAGCCCACGTCGGGCCAGGCACGCCAGCCCACGTCGGGCCGGCCCGGACCCGACGCCCGGGTGCGGGTGGTGCCGGAGGAGGTGTTGGGCCGGGTCGCCGCGCCCACCGAGACCGCCTACACCCATGCCGCGGCCATCCTCGACCGCATCCCGGACCCGCTGCTCGACCGGGCCCGCAACCGCGAGACGGCCGTACCCCTGCTGCTCGGCCTGCTGCTCAGCGCCGAGCCGGAGGTCCGGCAGCACCAGTACGCCGCACTGGCCCAGCAGCACGGCCGCGACCTGGCCGACGGTGCCCTGCGCGCGGCGGACGAGCTGGCCGAGTTGCCCGCCGAGTTGCGGCTGCCGCTGGCCGAGCTGACCTTCCCGGCGTTGCGCGAGCGGCCGGGTCAGCAGTTGGAGGGGCTGCTCGCGGCCGTGTTCACGCTGATCCACGCCGACGGTGCGATAAACGTGACCGAGTACTGCCTCTCCCGGTTGTTGCTGGCCGAGATCCAGGAGTCGCTGCGGCCGGACTCCCGCTGGCGCACCGACCGGCGCAAACTCACCGACGCCCGGTCGGCGGCAGCCGCCCTGCTGGCCATCCTCGCCCAGGTCGGGAACCCCGACCGCACCGAGGCCGAACGGGCCTTCCAGGCCGGGATCGCCGCCCTGCTGCCCGGGACCAGCCTGCCGTACGCGCCGCCGGAGAACGGTGTGCTCGCCCTGGAGACCGCCTGGCCGGTGCTGGACGGGTTGCGGCCGGACGACAAGGAACGGCTGGTCGCGGCGGTGGTCGCGGTGATCGGGCACGACGGGATGATGAGCGTGCCCGAGGTCGAACTGCTGCGTACGATCTGCGGCCTGCTGCACTGCCCGCTTCCGCCGATGGCCGGCCACGGTCTCGACTGA
- a CDS encoding LemA family protein, translated as MELIIGLLCLVLIVVAVLGFGVSIYNGLVRARNAYRNAFAQIDVQLIRRHDLIPNLVETAKGYLKHERETLEAVISARNAAVNAQASAAAAPGDPAAMQQLSGAENALTATLGRLFALSEAYPDLKANQNMMQLSEELTSTENRVAFARQAYNDSVMAYNNKREVFPSSLVAGMFSFGPAALFQPDDPTQRQAPQVSF; from the coding sequence GTGGAACTGATCATCGGATTGTTGTGTCTGGTGCTGATCGTCGTGGCGGTGCTCGGCTTCGGCGTGTCGATCTACAACGGGCTGGTCCGGGCCCGCAACGCCTATCGCAACGCCTTCGCCCAGATCGACGTACAGCTGATCCGGCGGCACGACCTCATCCCCAATCTGGTCGAGACCGCCAAGGGCTACCTCAAGCACGAGCGGGAAACCCTTGAAGCGGTGATCTCCGCCCGCAACGCCGCCGTCAACGCGCAGGCCAGCGCGGCGGCGGCCCCCGGTGACCCGGCGGCGATGCAGCAGCTCAGCGGCGCGGAGAACGCGCTCACCGCCACCCTGGGCCGGCTCTTCGCGCTTTCCGAGGCGTACCCGGACCTGAAGGCCAACCAGAACATGATGCAGCTGTCGGAGGAGCTGACCTCGACGGAGAACCGGGTCGCCTTCGCCCGCCAGGCGTACAACGACTCGGTGATGGCCTACAACAACAAGCGCGAGGTCTTCCCGTCCAGCCTGGTCGCGGGGATGTTCTCGTTCGGGCCGGCGGCGCTCTTCCAGCCGGACGACCCGACGCAGCGTCAGGCCCCGCAGGTCTCGTTCTGA
- a CDS encoding permease prefix domain 1-containing protein codes for MTTTLTDRYLAATLRSVPADRRDEIDTELRASIADMIDGRTADGVDAATAERDVLNELGDPAQLAASYANRRLQLIGPEYYLAWQRLLIVLVSTIPAIVGTVVGVVQATTSDNVGGAIGAGISTAINVALQIAFWVTAVFALLERLGTSLNLPRWSVDRLPDSSARRDTNLADTCASIVMLLLFIGFLPWQHFQTVVGDDGRLPIIDPALWTSWLPVLIAVLLGTIVLELAKYRARRWTGRLVLVNVVLNLAYAVPVIWLLLTDRFFNPDFVAHFAWLRDGGVDTVSRISVVVIVAITIWDIIDSALKAPAPPPNPHPTPPHPHPHPTPTPLIMRLAAV; via the coding sequence ATGACGACCACCCTGACCGACCGATACCTCGCCGCCACCCTGCGCTCGGTACCGGCCGACCGACGCGACGAGATCGACACCGAGCTGCGCGCCTCGATCGCGGACATGATCGACGGCCGCACCGCCGACGGCGTCGACGCCGCCACCGCCGAGCGTGACGTGCTCAACGAGTTGGGCGACCCGGCCCAACTCGCCGCCAGCTACGCCAACCGCCGGCTCCAACTCATCGGCCCGGAGTACTACCTGGCCTGGCAACGGCTGCTGATCGTGCTGGTCAGCACCATTCCGGCCATCGTCGGCACCGTGGTCGGGGTGGTCCAGGCCACCACCAGCGACAACGTGGGGGGCGCCATCGGCGCCGGCATCTCCACGGCGATCAACGTCGCGCTACAGATCGCGTTCTGGGTGACGGCGGTCTTCGCCCTGCTGGAACGGCTCGGCACCTCGCTGAACCTGCCGCGCTGGTCCGTCGACCGACTCCCCGACTCGTCCGCCCGGCGCGACACCAACCTCGCCGACACCTGCGCCTCGATCGTCATGCTGCTGCTGTTCATCGGGTTCCTGCCGTGGCAGCACTTCCAGACGGTGGTCGGTGACGACGGTCGGCTGCCGATCATCGATCCGGCGCTCTGGACCTCCTGGCTGCCGGTGCTGATCGCGGTCCTGCTCGGCACCATCGTCCTGGAACTCGCCAAGTACCGGGCCCGCCGGTGGACCGGACGGCTGGTCCTGGTCAACGTCGTACTCAACCTGGCGTACGCGGTGCCGGTGATCTGGCTGCTGCTCACCGACCGGTTCTTCAACCCCGACTTCGTGGCCCACTTCGCCTGGCTGCGCGACGGCGGCGTCGACACGGTCTCCCGGATCAGCGTGGTGGTGATCGTCGCAATCACCATCTGGGACATCATCGACAGCGCCCTAAAAGCCCCCGCCCCACCCCCTAACCCCCACCCCACCCCACCCCACCCCCACCCCCACCCCACCCCCACCCCGTTGATCATGAGGTTGGCGGCAGTTTGA